The following is a genomic window from Hymenobacter sp. APR13.
AAACTGCACCGCGGCGTCAATGTCCGGCACGGTGATGCCAATGTGCGAAAATGCCTTCGGATAAGCCTGGGGAGTGTTCATACGGAATGATGTGGGGTGAAATGATCGTGCAGCTAAACTGCAGCCAATAGAGCCACGGCTAGGTCAGTAGCGGCCTGGGCGTACGTGCGGCCTGTCCAGCATCGTGCAGATGCCGGCTGGCCTTTTCGGCTGGGGCAGTGGCCCCTGAAAACGCTCCGCAAAAGTGCCCTATCTTGTACCCTGGCACAAGTACTTACCCAAAGGTTCGATAGTCTCCTAAAAGAGTAAATTTCTGATTTTCAGGAGGTAATTTTCTGTGTTATAATGAAGAATTCCGTTTGCTCCCTGCACGCAACGATGGAGTTAATTGGTGGCAAGTGGAAGCCCCTGCTGCTATTCCATCTGCTGGAAGGACCGCAACGGTCCGGGGTACTTCAGCGCATGGTACCGGAGATATCCAACAAGATGTTTACCCAGACAATGCGGGAACTGGAACACGACCAATTACTGACCCGCACTGTACACGCGGCCGTGCCGCCCCAGGTAGACTATGACCTTACTACACTCGGCAAGTCGCTGGCTCCTATTCTGCGCGACCTGGATCAGTGGGGTAAACAGTTCATTTCCTAGCTGCATCAGCCCCAATCCTGCATACCCGACATCCGCGGCTAGCCCCTGACCAGCCAGTAATAAAGATGCCGTAGTTATGCGGGCCCGGCTGGTCGTATTGGCCTGACGTGTTCAGGTCAGGCTTCTTACCTACGCATGTCCCGCGTTGGTAGCCAATGCCACAGTGCAGTTAGGGTGGGCAGCGCGACCTACACCTGCAGCTTGCCGCCCTGAATGGCCGCCGCCATCAGGCCTGGAAACTGGTGCGGGGTGCAGGCGAAGCTGGGAATATCGAGGGCAGCCAGCTGCTCGGCCACGCGCCTATCGAAGCTGGGGGCGCCGTCGTCGGAGAGGGCCAGCAGGGCTACCACTGTAACGCCCGCGGCGCGCAGGGCGGCAGCTTTTTTGAGCATCTGCTGCTCGTTGCCGCCCTCGTACAGGTCGCTGATGAGCACCAGAATGGTGTCGGTGGGGCGGGTGATGAGCTGCTGGCAGTAGCCCAGGGCCAGGTTGATGTCGGTGCCGCCGCCCAGTTGCACCCCAAACAGCAAATCCACCGGGTCCTGCAGATCCTCGGAGAGGTTCACCACGCTGGTGTCAAATACCACCATGTGCGTTTTCACGGCCTTGATGGAGGCCAGCACCGCCCCGAACACGCCCGCGTATACCACCGACGAGGCCATGGACCCGCTCTGGTCCACACACAGCACAATTTCCTTGAGCGCCTGCCCGCGCCGCCCAAAGCCCACCAGCCGCTCGGGCACGATGGTGCGCTGGGCCGGCTGGTAGTGCCGCAGGTTCACCCGGATGGTGGCGGCCCAGTCGATTTCGCGGTAGCGGGGGCGGGGGTTGCGCACGGCCCGACTCAGGGCGCCCTGCACGGCCTGCCGCAGCGGGTTCGAGAGTTTCTGCTCCAGCTCCTTCACCACCCGGCTCACCACCTCGCGGGCGGTGTGCTTCACCTTCTGGGGCATCACCCGGCTCAAGGACATGAGCATGCCCACCAGCTGCACATCGGCTTGCACCGTGCGCAGAATCTCGGGCTCCAGCAGCAGCTGGTGCAGCCCCAGGCGGTCCATGGCGTCGCGCTGCATCACGGCCACCACGTCGGTGGGGAAGTAGGTGCGGATGTCGCCCAGCCAGCGGCTCACGCGCGGCGCGGAGCCGCCCAGCCCGGCCTTGCGCTCCGACTGGTCATAGAGCGAGGTCAGCACATCGTCCATGCCTTTATAGTCGGCATCGAAGGCAATCTGGTTCTGCGCGTCGGCCTCAGAGCCAAGCACGAGCTTCCAGCGGGTGGCGGTGTTGGTGGCGGGAGTCATGGGACAGTAGCCCTTCATTTCCAAGGAGGGGAACTAGCTTTTTTAGCGCTAGTTCTAGTTCTCCGCAACGTAGATTGATCACTCAAAAAAGTCCCCTGGATCGGCCTGGGCGAGGTATTTGTTGAGGCTGCCCAGGTCGCCGAAAATGGGTTGGATGAGGGCCAGGAACTGCTCGGTGGCGGCGGGGCCGTCGGTGAAGGCCAGGAAGATGTCGCCCTGGCCGGCCAGCTCCACGTGGTCGAGCAGGGCCGGGGCATGCTCCTCCAGGATGGTTTCGATGTGCTCGGCCCAGCTGGCGCCGTTGCCGCTGAAGCCGTGCTTCTCGAACACGTTGTAGTAGTCCTCCAGGTTGGTGAGGTTCACCAGGATGCGCTCCTGGCGGCCGGGCTCGGCCTTGTCGGCTAAATCAGCCACCTGGAAAGGGAAAGTAGTAGGCATAGGTGGCAAGGTACGACGGTGGCAAATTGGAACGGTGTAGAGACGCAACATCTTGCGTCTCGTCGTTGCTGATGTTGTTTAATCTGCGTGAAGCCGGTCGTTCAACGATGAGACGCAAAATATTGCGTCTCTACATCGTGCTATGATACGTCAATAGCCCAGCAGCTCCCGTAGGCCCGGCAGTACCCGCAGGCCCCGTTCCAGGTCAAAATCTTCCTCCGCTACGGCCAGGGCCGGCTGGGCGTCTTGCCGGGCGAGGTCGAGCAGCTGGCGGCGTTCGGGCAGGCTGAAATCGGTGAAGGCGCGGCGCAGCAGGGGCACGATTTCGCGGAAGGTGTCTTCGGGCAGCGTGCCTAGCCAGTCATCGAGCAGGTCGAAGAGGGGGCGGTGGTGAAGCAGCAGCAGAGCGCTGCCGCTGAGGAAGCCTTCCAGCCAAGCCGTGGCGTAACTGGTAGGCTGGGCCGGCGAGAGGGCCAGGCCCAGCGCCGTGGCGGCTTCCTCCGGACTGAGGCGGTGGGCATCAAACAACAGCCGCCCCGCCGCCCCGGCCAGCAGCCCCGACGAAGCCGGGTTGCGCAGCACCACGGCCAGGGCCGCGTACCAGTCGGTTTCCTGGGCTTCGTCCTGCAGCAGCCGGATGGCCTGGTGGCTGCCTTCGAGACGAGGCAGCAGCTGGCGGGCCGCGTCGTAGTCGAGGCCGGTGCAGGCCGGCGGCAGGCCGATGCACAGGCGCGGCACCAGGTGGTGCACCACGGTGGCTACCTGGGCGGTTTCGGTGCGGCGCACGTTGCCGTAGCGCAGCACGTTCACCAGCGGGGGCAGGGCCGCCAGCAGGTGCGTCACGTCGCGGGTGCCGGCCGAGAGGGTTTCGAGCCGGGCCACCAGCGCCCCAATGGCCGGGCCGAGGTCGGCCTGCAGGGCTTCTTCCAGCAGCTGGCTTACGGCTTCTAGGTCGGGGGCCTCGGCGGCGCGACTGGCGGCCCGGGCAGCGGCGGCGGTCAGCACGGTGTTGCCCCAGCGGCCCGCGTCGAGCACCTGCAGGGCGTACTCGGGCTGCCACTGCAGCTCCCACAGCTCGTGGAAAGTGCCGGCTTTGCCGTGGGCCCGGCGCGACTGGCCCCAGCGGATATCAAGCAGGCGCAGGCGGTGCAGCAGGTGGCTGCGGCTCAGATCCAGCTCCTTGCGCAAATCCAGGTCGAGGGTGCGGGCGGTGGCTTCGGGCTTGAGGCGGGTGGCTTTCTGCTGCAGCTGCACGTCCTGCTGCAACGGCGTGGCGGGCTGCTCGGGCGGCACTGCGCCCAGCCGCTCGCCCACCACCAGCTCGCGCTGCACCAGCTCCAGAGTTTCGGGGTAGCCCCCGCCCAGGATGGCCACGGCGGCTTCCTGCAGCTCCTCGATGCCCGGCAGCTCGCGGCCGCGCACGGCGGCCAGGGTGTGGGCCAGGCGTACGCCCTCGATGGCGTGGGCGGCGGAGGCATCCAGGTCGCGGGTGCGGAGCAGGCGGGCGGCGCGCACCATCCAGTGCGTCACCACCTCGGCGCGGGGCGTGGTAAACAGCAGCTCGTACCAGGCCGGCGACCCCACGCCCGCCCCGTAGCCCGAGGCGGTGGACAGGCGCTCAAACGTCCACGGAATCCAGGTGGCGGCGGTGGCTACCTTTTTCAGGCCCTTGAGGCGGGCTTTATCTTCTTTCTTGAGCAGCTCGGGCTGCAGTACCGGGGCGTGCCAGGCCCCGCACACCACCGCCACGCGCTGGTAGCCCTGGCGCAGGGTGGCGCGCAGGGTTTCGCGCATGAAGGCCTCGCGCAGCAGGGTTTCCTCGGTTTCGGGCAGGTTCAGCTCCTCGCGCAGGGCCGTCATCAGGTCCAGTACCACGGCAAAGGTGTCGGCGTGGCCGGGGGCCTGCTCCAGGCGCAGCTCCCACCACCGCTCCCCGTCGGCGTAGCCGTCGAGCTCGGCCAGGTAGGAGATGGGGTCCCGGAGGACCTCAGCCGCTGAGTCCTGATCCGGTGCCTCACCCCCTAGCCCCCTCTCCGGTAGAGAGGGGGAACTAGCTTCCAATCCTAGCTCTACACCCTGATCTGGCGCTTCCGTGGGTGAGTTGAAGTCAGCTTCCAGAGCTGGTTCCGAGGGGGGCAAGGGGAGAGACGCAACGTCAGGCACTTCATCCGGCATCCCGAAGCGCAGGGCCATGGGCAGGTCGAAGCAGCGCAGGTGGGCGCCGTGGCGGTGGCACCAGTGCAGGGCCTGCCACTCGGGCGAAAACTCGGCGAAGGGCAGAAACGAGGCCTGCTGGTGCTGTTTGGGGTTGTACACGAGCAAGGCCACCGGTGGCACCATCTCGGGGTGCAGGGCGGCGGCCAGCGCGGCCTCCGCATCGGCGGGGCACTCCAGCAGCACCACGTCGGGCTGGTAGGCGTCGAGGGCGTGCACGAGGCTGGCGGCGCTGCCAGGCCCGTGGTGGCGGATACCGAAAAGGCGGAGGTCGGTGGGCATCAGGTGGTTTTGGTGCGTTGTTGTTCTGCCTTCCAGTGGGGTAAAACTGCACACAACTCTTCGGCAAATTCCCGGGTAAGGCGGTAGGGGGCGTCACCCGCTTCAAAATGCTCCTCTATGATGCTGCTTACGGCCGGTGAGTAGCACACCTTTGGGCGCAAGTTCTCCAAATGTTCTACCCGTACTACCAGTTTCATCAATTGGTGCGACTTGCGGTGGTGGCCAACAACGGTAACGGCATCACACGTCCCCGGGTACCAGTCGATGATATACACTTTGGCACCCGGTGCAAAATGCTTCGTGCCGTAGCGGATTTCAGCTCCGCCCGGTCCGTAAGGCCGCTCCCGAATGATGTTGCCAACCGCTGTCCAGTAAGATTCAGGCTGTTTGTTTGACATAATGCCTTGCCTATTTTTTACTGATTTCGGTTGAAGCCTGCCGCTCCTGCAGCAACTCCCGTGCGGCTGATAAGGCATCCGGCAGCACTTTTTGCTCCTGAAGCATCAGTTGCAGGCTTTCGTCGGATTTGCGGGCGAAATTATGCTTGAACTGGTCAATGCGTTGTCGGCGGCGGCGGGCTGCTTGCTCGGGTGTGGGGGTGGCGGTAATGCGCTGGTTGATAAAGGCGTGAGCGACTGGCTTATTCAAGAGATAATACAGCAGCACTAGCCCTAGCCCGAGGATCGAAAAACCCACTCCTACGTCTCCAAAACCGAAATTGAACCGGACATTATCCGGTAAAAAATTGATGATGCTGAACAGGGTAAGCCCCAAGGTCAGCAGGAGCATGGGTTTGAAGAACTGGCGGAAAAAGAAGTAGGCCAGCAGATTCAGGAGCACAGCGGCAAAAGCGCCGTAATGCGCCGGAGTAAAGGCCCGCTGGTACGCTTCCCCATCCTGGTACACCGGCACAAGCAGAACCGTGAGAATTGTATAAATACTAAGTGCAGCCAGCAATACTACTGGAATCAGGTTCTTATGAGTGTGCAGGAAGTGCATTGAGAACAGGTTGGTCAGGGCGGGCAAGATGCTTCGCTCCGCTCAGCATGACGTTCAGTTTCGAATAGAATTTTACTCCACCACCTCCCGGCAGGCGCGGTAGAGGTCTTTCCAGCCGTCGCGCTCTTTTACCACGGTTTCGAGGTATTCCAGCCAGACGGTGCGGTCCTGCACGGGGTCTTTGAGCACGGCACCGGTGAGGCCGGCGGCCAGGTCGTGGGCGCGTAGGCTGCCGTCGCCGAAGTAGGCGGCCAGGGCCAGGCCGCTGTTCATCACTGAAATGGCCTCGCCGGTGCTGAGCGTGCCGCTGGGACTTTTGAGCTTGGTTTTGCCGTTCTCCGTCACGCCCGAGCGCAGCTCCCGGAAGATGGTCACGAGGCGGCTGATCTGCTCCAGGGCCGGGGCCTCCACGGGCAGCTGCAGCGCCTTGCCCTGCTTTTCCACCCGCGTCTGCACGATGCGCACTTCCTCCTCCGCGGAGGTCGGCAGGGGCAGCACCACCATGTTGAAGCGGCGGCGCAGCGCGCTGCTGAGCTCGTTCACGCCCTTGTCCCGGTCGTTGGCGGTGGCAATGACGTTGAAGCCGCTCACGGCCTGCACCTCGGTGGAAAGCTCCGGGATGGGCAGCACTTTTTCGGAGAGCATGGTGATGAGCGTGTCCTGCACGTCGGAGGGGATGCGGGTGAGCTCCTCGAGGCGCACCAGCCGGCCTTCCTGCATGCCCTTGAACAGGGGCGAGGGCACCAGCGCGCCCAAAGAAGGCCCTTCGGCAATGAGGCGGGCGTAGTTCCAGGAGTAGCGAATGGCGTCCTCGGAAGTGCCCGCCGTGCCCTGCACCAGCAAATCCGACCGGCCGCTGATGGCCGCCGTCAGGTGCTCCGATACCCAGCTTTTGGCCGTGCCCGGCACGCCCAGCAGCAGCAGGGCGCGGTCGGTAGCCAGGGTGGCCACGGCAATTTCCATCAGCCGCCGCTGCCCGATGTACTTGGGCTCGATTTCAAACCCGTTATCCAGCTTGCCGCCCAGCAGGTAGGTGACGGTGGCCCAGGGCGAGAGGTGCCAGTTTGGGGGCTTGGGCCGGTCGTGGTCGGCGGCGCGCAAAGCGGCCAGCTCTTCGGCGTACACATCCTCGGCGTGCGGGCGCAGGACGGCGGTTTCGGGCGTGGTAGGCATAGGGTTGATGGGTGTAGAGACGCGACACTTCGCGTCTCGTCGTTACGGATGTTGTTTGACCTGGGTGGTTCCGGTTTTCTGGCGGAGGTCCTTATTCTGTGCGGTGGTTCCTGTCGTTCTGACGGGAGACGCGAAGTGTCGCGTCTCTACATCGTTCTGTGCGGTAGTTCCGGCCGTTCTGGCGGGAGACGCAAAGTATTGCGTCTCTACATCGTTCATTCGAGTAGTACCTCGGCGAGCTGCTGGCGGAAGTGCAGGGTGTTGAGCAGGCGGGCGAGGCTGTTGTGCAGGTAGGGTACGTCCTGGAGCAGAGGCTGCAGGGGCTCGGCGCACAGGCGGTACTGGGCGGCGGGCACCGCGCGGGCCATGTGCTCGAGCAGCTGCCCGGCCGCGTACTGGATGCGGTACAGCTCCACGGGCTTGCTGAGAGTGTCGCGCAGCACCTCTACCACCCGGCGGGTGAGGCGCTCAGGCCAGGGGCCGGGGGCCAGCTGCAGCAGCGGCAGCCAGCCCACCTCGGCGCTGAAATGGGGCGTGGCGTTGATGAGGGGCAGCAGCAGGTCGGCAGCCTGCTCCGGCGTGAGCTGGCTTACCAGGCCCCCGGTGGGCAGAGCGGCGGGATGAGGGCGGGGCTTCTCGTAGAACCAGGCCAGCAGGGCCCCGGCCCACTCGGCGTCCTGGTGGAGCACAGCGGCTTCGGCCCAGGCCGTGAGTAGCAGCCCGGCCCACTCGGTGGCGGCGGCCAGCTCCAGCAGCTTGCGGGGCGCCAGCTGCCAGTGCGCAGCCCACCGTTGGGGCGGCAGCAGGGCCAGCATCTGCCCCAGTAGCGCGGTCCGCTCGCCCTGAAACCGGTTGTCCTTCTGCTCGATGCCGTCGGGGAGCCAGGTTTTGTCCCAGTCGGCCGGGGGCAGTTCCACCAGCAGCTTTTTGCTAAGCAGGCCGGTTTTGAGGCGCACCAGCAACTCGGCCCGCTGCCACAGCCGCGCCAGCAGCGGACTATCGGGCAGGCGGGCCAGCAGCGGCCGGACGGCCTGCCGAACCTCCTTGCTTTTGGCCGTCAGGTACTGCTCCAGCAGGGGCGCGTCGGCGGGGCTGGGGTTGTGGGCGAGGGTCTGGAGCAGCTCGGCTTGGGTGCGGGCGGGCTCCTGGGGCAGGGTGGTGGCCAGCAGCGTCCGGGCCTGGGTGGGGTCGGTGTCGCGCAGCAGGTAGAGGTAGCTGCGGCGCTCGGCCAGGGTGCCGGCTTCCCAGGTAGCCGGGTCGGGGGCCGAAGCGCCGGCCAGCAGCACGGGCTGCCAGGCCGGGTTTTGGGCGGCCAGCCACTCGCCCCGACGGCCCAGCACCTGGGAGGCGGGGCCGTGCAGCTCCCGGCGGGTGCGGGTAGCTTCCAGCAGGGCCACCAGCAGCCGGGGCGGCACCCGCCGCTGGTGCCGGTGCATATCTTCCAGAAAGCCGTAAAGCGAGCCGGCCTCGGTGCCTTCCAGCATCAGCTGCAGCAGTTGCGCGCCCTGCGGCCCCAGCGGCGCAGCCGTTTCGGGCCCGGCCACCACCGCAGCGGCCGGCCGGTGGGGCGTTTCAGAATCAGTAATGGCCGGCAGGGCTTCGGAGGCCGCAGCCGTTGGAGCTTCAGAGGATGCCGTTGCCGGGGCGGATAGGGAGGTTTCCGGCGCTTCGGCCCGGGCCAGCGGTGGTCGGAAGCCGGCTTTGCGCACGGTGCTCAGTACCCCGA
Proteins encoded in this region:
- a CDS encoding winged helix-turn-helix transcriptional regulator → MKNSVCSLHATMELIGGKWKPLLLFHLLEGPQRSGVLQRMVPEISNKMFTQTMRELEHDQLLTRTVHAAVPPQVDYDLTTLGKSLAPILRDLDQWGKQFIS
- a CDS encoding VWA domain-containing protein; this translates as MTPATNTATRWKLVLGSEADAQNQIAFDADYKGMDDVLTSLYDQSERKAGLGGSAPRVSRWLGDIRTYFPTDVVAVMQRDAMDRLGLHQLLLEPEILRTVQADVQLVGMLMSLSRVMPQKVKHTAREVVSRVVKELEQKLSNPLRQAVQGALSRAVRNPRPRYREIDWAATIRVNLRHYQPAQRTIVPERLVGFGRRGQALKEIVLCVDQSGSMASSVVYAGVFGAVLASIKAVKTHMVVFDTSVVNLSEDLQDPVDLLFGVQLGGGTDINLALGYCQQLITRPTDTILVLISDLYEGGNEQQMLKKAAALRAAGVTVVALLALSDDGAPSFDRRVAEQLAALDIPSFACTPHQFPGLMAAAIQGGKLQV
- a CDS encoding Imm51 family immunity protein; the protein is MPTTFPFQVADLADKAEPGRQERILVNLTNLEDYYNVFEKHGFSGNGASWAEHIETILEEHAPALLDHVELAGQGDIFLAFTDGPAATEQFLALIQPIFGDLGSLNKYLAQADPGDFFE
- a CDS encoding DUF5682 family protein, whose product is MPTDLRLFGIRHHGPGSAASLVHALDAYQPDVVLLECPADAEAALAAALHPEMVPPVALLVYNPKQHQQASFLPFAEFSPEWQALHWCHRHGAHLRCFDLPMALRFGMPDEVPDVASLPLPPSEPALEADFNSPTEAPDQGVELGLEASSPSLPERGLGGEAPDQDSAAEVLRDPISYLAELDGYADGERWWELRLEQAPGHADTFAVVLDLMTALREELNLPETEETLLREAFMRETLRATLRQGYQRVAVVCGAWHAPVLQPELLKKEDKARLKGLKKVATAATWIPWTFERLSTASGYGAGVGSPAWYELLFTTPRAEVVTHWMVRAARLLRTRDLDASAAHAIEGVRLAHTLAAVRGRELPGIEELQEAAVAILGGGYPETLELVQRELVVGERLGAVPPEQPATPLQQDVQLQQKATRLKPEATARTLDLDLRKELDLSRSHLLHRLRLLDIRWGQSRRAHGKAGTFHELWELQWQPEYALQVLDAGRWGNTVLTAAAARAASRAAEAPDLEAVSQLLEEALQADLGPAIGALVARLETLSAGTRDVTHLLAALPPLVNVLRYGNVRRTETAQVATVVHHLVPRLCIGLPPACTGLDYDAARQLLPRLEGSHQAIRLLQDEAQETDWYAALAVVLRNPASSGLLAGAAGRLLFDAHRLSPEEAATALGLALSPAQPTSYATAWLEGFLSGSALLLLHHRPLFDLLDDWLGTLPEDTFREIVPLLRRAFTDFSLPERRQLLDLARQDAQPALAVAEEDFDLERGLRVLPGLRELLGY
- a CDS encoding ATP-binding protein; the encoded protein is MPTTPETAVLRPHAEDVYAEELAALRAADHDRPKPPNWHLSPWATVTYLLGGKLDNGFEIEPKYIGQRRLMEIAVATLATDRALLLLGVPGTAKSWVSEHLTAAISGRSDLLVQGTAGTSEDAIRYSWNYARLIAEGPSLGALVPSPLFKGMQEGRLVRLEELTRIPSDVQDTLITMLSEKVLPIPELSTEVQAVSGFNVIATANDRDKGVNELSSALRRRFNMVVLPLPTSAEEEVRIVQTRVEKQGKALQLPVEAPALEQISRLVTIFRELRSGVTENGKTKLKSPSGTLSTGEAISVMNSGLALAAYFGDGSLRAHDLAAGLTGAVLKDPVQDRTVWLEYLETVVKERDGWKDLYRACREVVE
- a CDS encoding DUF5691 domain-containing protein; this translates as MPDALPPSASHLRPAADWQQLQRVALLGTRQSTEALPTVPGFAAPADSADHREQQVLLLVGVLSTVRKAGFRPPLARAEAPETSLSAPATASSEAPTAAASEALPAITDSETPHRPAAAVVAGPETAAPLGPQGAQLLQLMLEGTEAGSLYGFLEDMHRHQRRVPPRLLVALLEATRTRRELHGPASQVLGRRGEWLAAQNPAWQPVLLAGASAPDPATWEAGTLAERRSYLYLLRDTDPTQARTLLATTLPQEPARTQAELLQTLAHNPSPADAPLLEQYLTAKSKEVRQAVRPLLARLPDSPLLARLWQRAELLVRLKTGLLSKKLLVELPPADWDKTWLPDGIEQKDNRFQGERTALLGQMLALLPPQRWAAHWQLAPRKLLELAAATEWAGLLLTAWAEAAVLHQDAEWAGALLAWFYEKPRPHPAALPTGGLVSQLTPEQAADLLLPLINATPHFSAEVGWLPLLQLAPGPWPERLTRRVVEVLRDTLSKPVELYRIQYAAGQLLEHMARAVPAAQYRLCAEPLQPLLQDVPYLHNSLARLLNTLHFRQQLAEVLLE